A portion of the Candidatus Zixiibacteriota bacterium genome contains these proteins:
- the rbfA gene encoding 30S ribosome-binding factor RbfA, with amino-acid sequence MKQFRRADRVGEEILRIISRLFEGEVTGNWKGLVTFTQVRLTGDLRNATVYFSHLGENEELPTVVEFFQRENKQIRRLVGRQLRIRHIPELNFKFDPSIQEGIKIERLLNEIKSDKDNS; translated from the coding sequence GTGAAACAGTTTCGTCGTGCTGACAGAGTCGGCGAGGAGATTCTAAGGATCATCTCACGATTGTTCGAAGGGGAAGTGACGGGCAATTGGAAAGGACTTGTCACTTTTACCCAGGTACGGCTTACCGGCGATCTGCGCAACGCCACTGTCTATTTTTCACACCTGGGTGAAAACGAGGAACTACCGACAGTTGTCGAGTTTTTCCAGCGTGAGAATAAACAGATCAGACGATTGGTAGGACGCCAACTTCGTATCCGGCACATTCCGGAGTTGAATTTCAAGTTCGACCCATCGATTCAAGAAGGCATTAAAATCGAACGACTGCTCAATGAGATCAAAAGCGATAAAGACAACTCCTAA
- a CDS encoding bifunctional oligoribonuclease/PAP phosphatase NrnA, translated as MRSKAIKTTPKDSDGHQRLLSRIQEILLGSSRVLIVTHMDPDGDALGTQLAFAKYLRDVGIEAQPVMDDDVPDKYRFLDGVQDVPRLDQFDPDAKFDTVLFLECPTIDRGGRVGRLLNDKMTIINIDHHQDNGGFGAVNWVDSSVSSVGEMAYEYFRQVGYEISPVVAQYLFTAILTDTGRFRYPNTSPRTMEIAGRLIEAGADPQNICDQVYYNLSPCTTKLVGRVLNSIEFCEDGAICLLTLTQQMLSDTGAKQSETEGLVDYTLFSQGVKTGALLREIDSSHTKVSLRSKGALNVAAIASRFGGGGHVNAAGCMLSLSLPQARAEILRILTVALDD; from the coding sequence ATGAGATCAAAAGCGATAAAGACAACTCCTAAAGACTCCGACGGCCACCAAAGGCTGCTATCTCGCATTCAGGAGATTCTTCTGGGCAGCAGCAGGGTGTTAATAGTCACTCACATGGACCCTGATGGGGACGCATTGGGGACCCAACTGGCTTTTGCTAAATACCTCCGCGATGTCGGCATCGAAGCCCAGCCGGTGATGGATGACGATGTGCCCGACAAGTATCGGTTCCTTGACGGCGTACAGGATGTGCCCCGTCTGGACCAATTCGATCCCGATGCGAAGTTCGACACCGTGCTCTTTCTGGAGTGCCCGACGATTGACCGTGGTGGCCGTGTCGGCCGGCTGTTGAATGACAAGATGACGATAATCAATATCGATCATCATCAGGACAACGGCGGTTTTGGCGCCGTCAACTGGGTTGACTCAAGTGTTTCCTCGGTTGGCGAGATGGCTTATGAGTATTTCCGGCAGGTTGGGTATGAGATTTCGCCGGTTGTGGCCCAATACCTTTTCACGGCAATTCTGACCGATACCGGTCGTTTCCGATATCCCAACACCAGTCCGAGAACGATGGAGATCGCCGGGCGCCTGATTGAAGCGGGAGCCGATCCACAGAACATCTGTGACCAGGTGTACTACAATTTGTCGCCCTGCACCACGAAACTGGTTGGGCGTGTACTCAACAGTATTGAATTCTGTGAGGACGGTGCCATCTGTCTGCTGACCTTGACCCAACAAATGTTAAGCGACACCGGCGCCAAGCAATCCGAGACGGAAGGTCTGGTTGACTACACGCTGTTTAGCCAGGGTGTGAAGACCGGCGCATTGCTGCGCGAGATCGATTCATCGCACACTAAAGTCTCCCTGAGGTCCAAAGGAGCACTCAATGTAGCCGCAATTGCCTCCCGCTTCGGTGGTGGCGGACATGTCAATGCGGCCGGATGTATGCTGTCGCTATCGTTGCCCCAAGCCAGGGCTGAAATTCTCAGGATACTTACGGTGGCCCTCGATGACTGA
- a CDS encoding DUF503 domain-containing protein — protein MVTVVVSMLLELPPVGSLKEKRRILKSLLTRLRQDFNISIAEVDHNDQPRRALIGGAVVSNSSSFGHQVMSKVVSRVEGDPQVVLADYRMETY, from the coding sequence TTGGTAACAGTTGTTGTTAGTATGCTCCTGGAGCTGCCTCCGGTCGGATCGCTCAAGGAAAAGCGACGCATCTTGAAGTCACTTCTGACGAGGCTTCGCCAGGACTTCAACATATCTATAGCCGAGGTGGATCACAATGATCAGCCGCGCCGCGCCTTGATTGGCGGTGCCGTGGTGTCCAACAGTTCAAGCTTCGGCCATCAAGTGATGAGTAAAGTTGTCAGCCGTGTCGAGGGTGATCCCCAGGTGGTGCTGGCCGACTATCGCATGGAGACGTACTGA